Below is a genomic region from Hevea brasiliensis isolate MT/VB/25A 57/8 chromosome 3, ASM3005281v1, whole genome shotgun sequence.
AGCTAAGCTTTTCTCTAGCTCATATAGCATAACTTCCTTCGTTTTCTTTCATTAGAAAGTTATGGCATACAGAAAATCTATATtcatggaaaaaaaataaaaaggataGAGGAGCTACATGATATTTCATTTTGTTTTAGACACTATCTCCTCTTTGTGAGGAGATTAAAGGTAAGGGATAAGGGATGGCTATTGAATTTCAGACCTTTGCTGAGACAAAAATTCAATCTTAAAGAATGTTCTGGAATTCTTATTTTTATAGGAACTGAAATAGAAGAGGGACCAAAACTCTCTTGCAATTTAAATCTTTATCGCATATGATCAAATATCATCTTTTTTAACTTTTCTCCCAAATACAGAAAATAAAAGCTATTAGTTTTGAATTTAATAGGATTTCACCCATTGGATTCTCAGATTTGGACTAGTTTTGAGTGTTAGATTATGTGAAAGTGCTTAAAAATGAGTATGGCATAGTACTTTTTTTTTAACCTCTTTGTCAAAAAATTTCTTTGTCGATCTAAGGCATTGGAGCAGGGGCAATGAAATACAAAACTTAGGGTGGGTTTGTCATCATTGATTTTATGCCTGTATCATTTTCAATGGCTTTAGGAGTAATGCCATCTGGTGAATGGTAGCTATATGGAACTATACAGTCTCGCTTTTTATCTCTTACAGACATTCAGATGCATTGGTTTATGGAAATGGTATGTATTCTTAGTTCtggggtgtgtgtgtgtgtttgtgtaacttttcttttcttttcttttctttttttaaaagaaaaagagaggaagaagagaggCGGTGGAGTATATTCAATTTGTGCATATTTTATTTTCACTTGCTGTAGGAGTAACACCTTCTGGTGAATAGTTGCTTGTATTGGTCTATATGCATAGTCTTTCTCTCTCACACAAACACAAATGCAGATGCATCTGTTTAGGAACATGGCATTTAATCTCAGTTCTTACATATATAAATAGCTTAAAAAAAGTTAGTAGGAAGGTACTGACATGGACAGTGATAATGTGACCAATTTGGCAATCAAAATAGTATATTTCTCTGAACTGTAAACTAAATAGAAACAAAAGAATTATAAATGTAAGTACATCAACGCGTGTCTGAAGCTTTCATTTAGTTTTACATATGCTGGCGGTTGTAGTCCCCATGATATATTAATCTTTGATTCTTTGTTGCTTGGCGGCCAGTTTTCCCTGTATCTTCAGGAAGTAGGCATATCTTCTATATTTTGTCAGAGCTTTTGATTCAACGATGATAGGATGCACCCAAAGCTTTGTGCCTGTATTGTTTCGGATTGTCACCTAACAATTATGCTTTGTGTTCAGGTCCTGTAGCCATGCAAATCCATTGGGAGCAAAATGACTTGGGATCTCATAGTAAGGGATGCTGTTGTTTCATTTTACTTTTCACAGGTGGCTTGCGAATCCAATGTGGTGTGAGAACATATATTTATGCATAAAAACTGTCGGCTTCGTTAAAATACCATTAGCAACTACTTGTTTGTAGATGCAAGCATGTAGCCAAGTACTCCTTCCATATATGCATATCAACTTGATGCAGCGAGACTCTGTATTAGCAGGGAAAATGCTGGTGTACTTTTATGTGATTATGCATTGAATGGCtgtaatgaaattaaaatatccAGTTAAATTTACTGCAACTTACTTTGAACTTTTTGACACTTCTATAATGCAATAGGATATTTGTAGGGATGTAAATGAATCGAATTGAGTCGAGCTGAGCCGAGCCGAGTTTTGAAGAGCTTACAATTGGCTCGTCAAAATTTGTTCGAGCGGTTATCGAGTCAAATCTTGAGCAGCTCGATGtatttacaactttaatgaattTTAGGGTCATGAAATTTAAAACTATAAAGTTTTTATTAGGTTTAAGataataagtttaaaattaaataattttagttaAACAAGCTAGGTTGCAAGCATGTTCATGAGTTAGCTTGCAAACTTGTTAAGTAAGTCAGCTCGTGATAATGAGCTAAATATTAGTAAGTATGAGTTTAACTTATTATTTATCAAATGagtctaaaaattaattttgagttTAGCTTATTTAAAAAATGAATGGAGTTAAGCAGAGATTATGTTGATTTACAGCCCTTAGATGTTTGGATGAAACATTAGGGCATGTTGCAGGTATTCCCTGGGCAAGTGTAAAACGCTCATAAGTATGTGCTGCCCATTTTTCGGCTTGGAGAAAATTTTGGAAATTTGTAAAATTGGGCCTAAAGGGCCTGGCCAATAGGCCCGGCAGatagagaaaagtgggaaacggGAAGATGTAGAAGCAGTCACGTTCGTTGGATGGAATGGGTCCCTGAACATCGTATAAATCAGTTGGTGGAAGAAGAGGACAGATTTCTCCTATTGAAAGAGTCCATCGCACGGGTCCTGGTTTATTTTGTTGAGTTTGCAACCATAATTCGATAATGTTGTGGATAACTCTTGTATGATCTAGTTCAATGGTGGTCcgattttaaattaaaatcattgTTTTTGATTTATGAAATTGAAGACTAAATTAGATTGTAGGAGTTTgttggttttaattttaattttattttttttaatttaatgattttttctattcttagagaaaaaaaaattgttaatttGATTTGAATTGGATTGAAATAATTTGATTTCAATCAAGAGGGAGAGATTTGACTCTTATTAAtaatatttcaataataattattaaaaagtttGTAAAActgaaatcaaattaaatatttatttaaatttaattcgattcaaatttgatcaaatttaataggtatatttttaaaaaaaaattttttataatggaaaattttaatttttaatctaaaagtaaatcaatcaatttcattttttttttaaatttataaaatattcttgAAACATTAAAAAATAGTGTTatctataaatataaaattttaattatctttaaaattaaaaagaacaaATCTCATATAtcatgaggaaaaaaaaaatagtaattccTTAATTTAATCCACAGCAAAAAGTCGGGGAAGAGTCTACGTGCATGTGTTGGCAAAAAAATCCTGACAGACTCGTCTGTCAGTGGGGTTGATCATTCTAAATGATTTTATTGTGTCTGTGTTCTATTTTGAGAAAAAATTTCATTATTAATAATAAGAAGGAAAATGAGAAAACAAGGAAAGAGCGACTGaatccaaagacacagaagaagGAGGAGATTACGGTCTAAAATTCTACAGATAGCCACTAGAGCCGCTTCTTTCTCTCCTTTCACTTCTTGCTTTAGACCCGCTaccgctctctctctctctctctctctcaacaacTGCTACAATGGAGGCACATGCCTGGTTCTGTTTCACTTCTATTACCACGATCTCTTCTTTCTATCCATTCTTGATCTTTTTCCTCTAAGCTTTCAAGCTTCCCCATTTCACTATTACTCTCATTACATGGCGCTTATGAGGCTGGGATCTAAATCTGAGGCCTTTCATCGTCAAGGCCAAACCTGGTAACCAATTCTTTTAGCTTTTAACTGCCTTTTAGTTTTTTAACCAGAAAATGATATCCGGGTCGTGGCAGTCACATGCATTTATTTGCTCTTTAATGCGATGGGTTTGCTTCCTTATCACTGTGTTCAATTTCTTGGTGATGCATGTGGTTAATCTTTTCATGATAATATCTGTCACTTGCAGGCAACTTTGCCTTTGTCACAGTTGTTAATTGTTATTGATTCTTTTTCACCATTTCTGTGGTAATtcatctttatttttcttatatctaATTTCATACAATGTATATATATCCTGTATTTGAAAGCATTTTCATAGAGGACAATGCGGCGATCAAATAGTTTTTGCATTATTAAGAGATAGTGAAATCTTAACAACGACATACCTCTTAAAGTGGTGCAATGAAGATCAGTTTTGAATTGCAAGTATTTGCTGCTATCCATTATCCTTTGCAGGTCTCGCTACCTAAAGATGCAACAATTTTATGGTAGTGTGATTGAAATTGAGTCTCCTAGCTATTGTTCATAATCCTGAGTATCCAATCTCTTCTTCAATAGCTTCATTGAGTTTGTAACTATGATTTTCCCATTTGGGATATGCTGATAAGATTTTTAAACAGTGTCTTTGATGTAGAACCAAGAACACTCAAAAAGGGAAAAGGGATAAATTCTCAAAATTCTTATTAATTTTCAATTgtgaataataattataatatgaaCTAATATTAATCATGATCCTTGTTTACCAACCACACATTATTTAATCAAATCCTCGATATGTTCCTCAAAAAATCTGATTCGTGCTGATTATTCCCCCCAACTAACGAAGAGATCTCGGTGGAATTGCTACGTATGAAATTGAGCACAATTTTACAAAGAAATAGCCCACTTCTTTCTGGAGAAGAGATGGGAAACTTGCTCAATATACTAGTAATTCAATCATTCAATAGAAAAATAATCCTAGCTCATAAATTTACTTTAGTTTGATTGATTTTAATCATTCTTTCTCTGCAGGCTTTGCACAACTGGGCTTCAAAGTGATCTTACAATTGAGATCGGAGAAATGTCTTTCAATCTCCACAAGGTGCATTTATTTGGTTCTGCTCAACCTCTAAGTAGTTACTATATGAACTTTTCAGTTGAATTTTTATGTCCCCATCCCACCAAtttatcccaaaaccaaaatgaaaaagaaaaccgCTAATTATCTGACGGGTGCAGTTTCCACTGCTTTCAAGAAGTGGGCTATTGGAGAAGCTTATTGAAGAACTTTCTTGTGAGAATGGTTCAATTCGTGTCTTGAAACTTGATGACATACCTGGCGGTGCTAAAGCATTTGAGCTTATCAGCAAATTCTGCTATGGTGTAAAATTAGAGCTCACTGCTTTGAATGTAATCTGCCTTAGATGTGCCGCAGAGTACCTGCATATGACTGAAGATTATGGAGAAGGAAATCTTATTGCCCAGACAGAGGCTTTCCTTAATGAAGTCTTCAGCAATTGGGAAGACTCACTAAAAGCTCTAGAAACATGTGAAGAAGTTCTACCTTTTGCAGAAGAACTTCACATTGTCTCAAGGTGCATTGATTCTTTGGCAATGAAAGCTTGTGCAGACCCAAAAGTATTTAATTTGCCTTTATCAGGACAAACAAACTCTCAGAATGAGGGAAGTGTAATAGTATGGAATGGTATATCTGTTGCAACTAAACCAGAGCCCATGGGTGATGATTGGTGGTTTCAAGATGTCTCATTCCTCAACTTACCCTTATACAGACGACTGATTTTAGCTATTGAATCAAGGGGAATGAAGCCCGAGACTGTTGCTGCATCTCTTATACACTATGCTAAGAAGTATCTTCCCTTGATGAATAAGCAATCAAGCTTCAACAACATCAATCATGTCAACCCGGGAACAACTGTTTCATTCCCTCCTGAGGCAGACCAAAGAACTCTCCTTGAAGAGATTGTGACTTTACTCCCTAATAAGAAGGGAGTCACTTCCCCCAAGTTTCTGCTTAGGCTGCTTCGCATTGCTATGGTGTTGCATGCTAGTCCATCATGCCGAGAAAATTTGGAGAAAAGGGTGGGAGCTCAGTTGGACCAAGCTGTACTTGTAGATCTTCTCATACCAAATATGGGTTACTCAGTGGAGACCCTTTATGATGTAGATTGTGTTCAGAGGATTCTTGATCATTTTGTCTCATTACACCAAGAAACATCTTTATCAACTTCACCTTGCCTAGTTGCAGAAGGCCAGGTTCTGGAGGGGACTGATGCACTAACACCAATAACAATGGTGGCCAATCTGGTGGATGGATTTCTTGCTGAGGTAGCACCAGATGTTAATTTGAAGCTTCCAAAATTTGAGGTTCTTGCTGCTACCATCCCTGATTATGCCAGGCCACTCGATGATGGAGTTTATCATGCAATTGATATATATCTCAAGGTAATAGACCATAAAAACCTCTCTTTTCTCTTGTCGAAAGAAACAGTGGGAAATGCTAATATTTTgaacgtatatatatatatatatatatacacgccaTTAACTGTATGCAAGGAGAAGTTTGTGTGCCCTTCCCCAAGCCTGCAATGTGGAAAGCTTCATGGACTGAAACATCCAATTCATTGATTATTAATTTCGAAATACCAGCCACAATTTTCATGagcaatttatttttcattattccAGGCACATCCTTGGCTAACAGATATAGAGAGGGAGCAACTTTGCAGACTCATGAACTGCCAGAAGCTCTCACTAGAAGCTAGCACCCATGCAGCACAGAATGAGAGGTTACCTCTCAGAGTAATTGTCCAAGTCCTCTTCTTTGAACAACTTCGGCTCCGCACATCAATTTCTGGCTGGTTCTTTGTCTCGGAGAATTTGGAGAACTCACAAAATCCCAGTGGAAACCTAGGGCTGCCCAAAAAGAATGGCTCCTGTCCAGTGGACTCTGCACAAGAGCATGCTGTGGATGTTGATATGAGGGACCGTGTTTCTGAGCTTGAGAAAGAGTGTTCAAACATGAAGGAAGAACTTCAGAAGCTTGTAAAGacaaagagaaaatggaaaatattttctaggaAATTTAGTTTTAGACAGAAACTACAGCCCTGCAATTCCAAAGAATCATGCGATTTAAAGGAACCAGAGTCATATATGAATGGGCAACCGAATCATGAGAAAGGTTATGCGGCTCAATAGTTTTTCAAATTCAAACTAACTGGACAATAGTCTCACTCTATATTTGTTTTTGTTTATTAGAGAGCCATATATATGTGATTCTTTTCCTGTGGATTACAGAAAGATCACATTCCAGTATTGTTTTAGGAGTTAGGATTTAGTTCAATTCTTCTCATATCAGTTCATTAACTTGCAAACAAGAGCATAGTTTTGAGGTTTAATTTGTTTCATTTGTAGCTGGTGCTCATGAAAGGAATAAAAACACTTTGGATTCATCTTTCTGTAGCAACTTGGTATGCTATCTGTGTTCTTGGCTATTTGAATCAAACCCCATATAAACCAAAATCATGTGAAATCAAACCCCATATACGATCCCACAAACCTCTGAAACCGGCCCAAAGGCAGGGCTACTCTACCCCCGAACAGCCGAACACGCTTCCAAAGTGAGCCTACATTGAAGCAGCTGCTGAAAGGAGGAGAACCAGTCATTGTAATATCTCATTATTATTAacctaaataaataaatgaaatagaTCTGAGCCTTATGACGGGAAGGAAATGGACCAGGAGCCAGGGCGGCCTGGGCATAGTGTCTTAGCCCATTACTTGTGTGGCTTAATATGTCTCCCACTCGTCAACTTGTGCATAAATGAGTAATGACAAGGCTCCAATAGGACATAATACTAGGCCAGTCTCTAATCTAAGGCCCCACTGTAGTCGAGTCTGGCATGAATTGAAGATTATGTGATCCAGCAATGGCTTTGCTTGCTTTATTAATGGAAAGGCTCCTCCTCTTACCAATTATGTCaccttaaaatataataaaaatggaATAGAGGGTTCAAAATTATCATTTATATATAAACTATATAAAAAAAGAGGGAAAATactaaattatttgaatttgaatAAAACAAGAAATGGACAAAGAAGTTACATTTCTTGATGGGTTCagccaaaaacaaaagaaaatctaCTTTGTGGGGACTCAAAGGGAAAGAAAATAGTAAACTATATCACATGCATGGGATGTGTTGAAAGAGATGCTTGGAACTTTGGTTATGggcttttgtttttctttctctgtgACATTTTCACATGCAATATACCTCAAGCTAGGGCAATCTGGGATCATCCTCGATGTTTGCTATGTTCCATGTCCTATAAAGCACAACCTCTATATCAAATAGAAGGGTTGAGATGGGTTATATGAATTCTTTTTCACCATTTAATTTGATGATACTTTTTTAAATTAAGAGATATATTTATTTCCCATTTCGCTAATAGTAACACTTAGCATGCAAAAATGTTTACTTTACTGAATAGATTGCAGAGTAACGTAATCATCCCATTAGGGTTTGATATTCTTGCAGAAGTCATCAATGAAGATTGAATGTAATGTCAATAATGGGATGATTCTCTCTTTCATGAATGCTTTAATTTCCTCCGTTGGCTATGGCATCTTTAAAGCAAACTTAATGCCTTTCacagattaaaaataaaaaaaaaaaaaaaaacagaaaaaaaaacaGGGTTTGAACGACTGGACAAGATTAGTCCAATCGATTCAATTTATTTCAAGATTTACACATTCCTTTCTTAATGTTATATATCTGTCACATTAAACACTAAAAAGGACCTCTCCAACCACCACCAATTGCTTTTGAACATATTGATCTTCTTCAAGACCAGATGTTATAAATCAGTCCCATCAACCACAAACATTTGTTGCTAAACTGAACTTGGTTGACCAAACTAGCAGGCTTCCATTACCACATTGTCTTATAGCCTCCATGGCATCTCCCATATTGTCTTCCTTTTGTTTTGTGGGGCCCAATAACATATGTCATTGTCTCATTGGGTGGACGGCATGCGGGTCTCTAACTTTATCTTTATTCATTAGATTCCACAGgatatctgaaaatttgaaaattttaaagttttacaGTTTAAtgctctctctcaccctctctctttctctgtctAGCAAAGCAAGGAGACATAAGGAGGGCCTCCTCTCTCTTTTCCATTCCAACATCAACAAACACCAACTGACCCCACCACCTTCGGTTATTTATAGTTGGTTGAGTTAGGCCTCCACAAAATCTTCACAACAGCAAACAAGAATTTGCACTGCCCGGTCCCCTTTCTCTTCTCTCAATTAATGACACTTAGCTCCTTCTTATTGGATTCTTAATGCTGTTTTATTGGATTATTGTGCTGCTTCCAATAGTGTCACATTGACTTTGTGTTCTTGCTTTGATCTAATTGTGACATATAATACCAAGAACATatgaataattttcatcaattttaaCATGATATGTAATTATGAAATGAAAAGATGGACAGAGAGGAAACAAGAAATGGGAAGTGAAAGATAGTTGATATATAAATTAGTTAACATGTAATGGGGATGTTCATATGCCTCTAGTACTTACAACTTAACAGGAAATCCAGATTGTTCACCAGAAGTGAATGTTGAGAAGCTTAACATATTGAGGTTAATTGCAGTAATttacaaaaaagaaaaaagaatttcCCCACAAATGGAAATTTCAAGATCATCCAAAATTAGCTCCTCCCACTTCCAAATTCCATCTATTCTTCCTTCAGTGCAGTCATCCCCATGTCATCTGGATATATCATAATTCTGAGAGTAGTCAAGTTGATCGATTTCCCAGCTCAATTTCGAAGCAACCCTCTCATGACTGGGGACATATTCCTATGATATTTTGCCAGTAAATCAGACCATGTAAAACATGAGGAACAGACTCAAGAAACAGGGCAAGTAcaaatttctttcatttatttTGAGCAAAGATTACCTAGATTTTTTTTCTTGGAGCAAtcaaatcattttaatttttctttgaatatTGGCTTTAATCTTAGCTTTATGCATTTGAAGACAAGTGAAAGTAATTGCTGTGCACTTTCCAGATTCCCTATAAATCACTCTAAAGATAAACAATTCAAAGTGATGAAAGTAGGCCTAGATAAGTGGATACCTTAGCTTACCTCCAATTTCATTACCAACTCCTTTGCTGTTGGAGCAGATGCAAAGATGTTGCGAGCACTGGGGTGTATAAATCCCTCTTCCACAGCTTTGTCAATAAATGAGAGCAAAGAATTGTAGTATCCATCAACATTTAACAATCCCACCTTCAAAATGAAATGTGGAAATATGACGCATCATTAGTTCTTTAAATACACCCTACAGTTAAATAAATCCTCCTGCAGACACTAAATAAGCATTCAAGCACAAGGTATTAGAAATGAAAACACGACAATTACCGGTTTGTCGTGAATTCCAAGTTGAGCCCAGGTTATCACTTCAAGTAACTCTTCAAGAGTCCCATAACCACCTGCATTTAACCAAAACCCAATTTAATATGTGATAATACAAGTGCCAGCTATCTCTGCCAGGAAGACGCATAAGGCATTTGAGAATATTATCCACCATTAACTCATCAGAAAAGAATTGGTCAACTGCTTAGTTAGTAGTACAAATCAGCAAGAACTTTAGGTATAACAAGTGTCTTTTCACTCTGCATGCTAGATGGTTACAATTTAATTCTGGAATTTTTTTTTCCcacttataataattttaaagatCATGTCAGTACTGTTCCACATCTTCATGTTTGGTGGTCATATGGTTTTTTTGACTTGCActatttgttctttttttttttggttacacCATCAGTTCTTTATTGACTATTGTTCATTTCCTTAACCTTAAACATTTTATTATTGATAGaactataaatatatttttacctAAAATGCTAAACTAGGGACAAAAATGTAATATTAACATGTGTGCCCTACTATAAATAGATAGTAACACCCTAAGGCATGAATCTTTTTCTCTCCTCTCTAGCTCTCTCATTCTCTGAAATAGTTGTTGACTAGACTGCTGGAGTGGGCAAGCTGGGACCATCCCAGAATTGAGCTACCAGAGAggatcagattttttttttttttttgatatttgtcaattattattattatttttatggagaaAAGAGGGAAGGAAGATTGGATGGATTTTCCCACGCATCAATTCCCTCAACGTAAACATGGTCTTCGTTTGCCAAGATAGAGGCATAATCCTTTGCCAACCCATTCGGGTCATAATAGCTCTCATCTTATCATGTTACAGCAAGGAAGCCTTTTCTTTTTTTACTGTGGCTGTGGGGATTCGATGACAAGATGAGGAGTTCACATGAACAGTAATTTGACTCTTTTGTCCATGCATGTCCTCCTGTTCCCCAAAGTTTTAAACTCCATGATGGGGGTGGGCATCATTACCTGTTAGGTGCAGGTACTAGTTGGCAAAACTATTTTTCCTAAAAGTGTGTCTCTGTGTCCCTTGCCCTTACTatgcaaaggaaataaatgagttCAGAGACATAAAAAGATAAACAACTACATTTACAGGAAAAGAACACATATTAACCACAGAAGCAGACCTCCTTAGCAGCTCTAATTTTCAGTGTAAGATGTTGAAGGGTCAAGAACTAGGCTCTGAGCTGTTCCACTGTATCCTGTTAGGTATTATTGGGCTGATGATGGAAGGCTCAAAAATTTGTCTTAATTTAGACTTCACATGTTCTTTTCATACATTATGAGATGCTACTTATGCCATCTGAACCAAACAGCTATAATAGCTAAATATGGAGATATATTTTGTGAAAAATCTCATCCTACTCTCTTATATCACAGCTTGCTTACTAGACTTAAGCTGAAGTCAGATAGCCTCTCAGCTCACCATTTCTGTTTGATTTCATTTTTATTGTGGGTATATAATACATTTATTAGCAGCTCAAAAAAGTATAGCAAATAGAATATtaaggaaaaaaatatatataaattgaaaAGTAGAAATAGACACTTCTTTCTTTCATATCACTACTTCCAGTAACCACTAAATAAAGCAAAGATGTCAAAACTTctaatcctaattttttttttttttttggtgtggTTTCTCTCAAGGAACTGTTACCTTtcatgattattttatttttctctttcaaTGTGGGGCTGGGGGATTAGTTTCTCGAGGGTAATCAGTAACTGAGAAATCAATCAAACAAAGAAAAGTACTCAGCAATCCTAAGAAAAATCAGAACATGAGATATGGCCAATCTTGGATGCTGAACTTGGTAAAATAAAAGCATCTGATGGTCTACATGATTCCTTGATTCGCCTTAGAAATTTTGTGTGAGTAAGAATTTTTCAGAGCTTATACTAACCTGGTAAAGCAATAAAAGCATCTGAATGCTTAGCCATCTCTGCCTTCCTTTGATGCATATCTGCTACTGCCTTCACTTCCCCCACTGTTTCACCAGTTAACTGCAAAAGGGGTACGACAGGCacagaaaaataaaattgaagGATTGAATAAAGAGAGAAGTTTGGAGGGTTGTGCAGTGAAGCAATGATGAGTGTTGCAGGAATAGTTGGCTTAATCCAAAGAATTTAACTCGGCAACTTCCTAGCCAGTAATTTATTTATCTCATAAcaggaagaaaaataaaataaaattttgaaagaaCCCAATAAAGAAAAACACAGAACAAAACACTGCTATAGAACTAAACAGAGAAGACAGCAGAAGGTAGAAACCCATAAATATGTATGTAGAAGGTGTAGTGCCTAGTTGCCAACTAGTCAACTAGTATTATGGATAAGGCTATCTAGTATTTGCCACATGAGTAGAAATCTTGTGTAACAGCTTATTTGTTATTCTGATATTCGTGCATAGTAAATGAATTATTTTATCTCAATGACAGATGGAAATCTTGAGAAACAAACAGAAAATGACAGAaccgaaagaagaagaggaagaaaaaaaaaaagaactaatcAAAACAATtaaagaaaaggagaaaaaaaagtaTAAGAAAGTAACCAAAAGCAGAGAAATTAATCAAaatatttgaaagaaataaaggtAGAAATTGACAACCAAAAATCTATACCCAATCCATTGTCATAAAAGACTAATAGAAGTTGTAGCCCTTTTatgcaaaaaagaaaagaaaaagaactaaaagatg
It encodes:
- the LOC110667316 gene encoding BTB/POZ domain-containing protein At5g03250-like, translated to MALMRLGSKSEAFHRQGQTWLCTTGLQSDLTIEIGEMSFNLHKFPLLSRSGLLEKLIEELSCENGSIRVLKLDDIPGGAKAFELISKFCYGVKLELTALNVICLRCAAEYLHMTEDYGEGNLIAQTEAFLNEVFSNWEDSLKALETCEEVLPFAEELHIVSRCIDSLAMKACADPKVFNLPLSGQTNSQNEGSVIVWNGISVATKPEPMGDDWWFQDVSFLNLPLYRRLILAIESRGMKPETVAASLIHYAKKYLPLMNKQSSFNNINHVNPGTTVSFPPEADQRTLLEEIVTLLPNKKGVTSPKFLLRLLRIAMVLHASPSCRENLEKRVGAQLDQAVLVDLLIPNMGYSVETLYDVDCVQRILDHFVSLHQETSLSTSPCLVAEGQVLEGTDALTPITMVANLVDGFLAEVAPDVNLKLPKFEVLAATIPDYARPLDDGVYHAIDIYLKAHPWLTDIEREQLCRLMNCQKLSLEASTHAAQNERLPLRVIVQVLFFEQLRLRTSISGWFFVSENLENSQNPSGNLGLPKKNGSCPVDSAQEHAVDVDMRDRVSELEKECSNMKEELQKLVKTKRKWKIFSRKFSFRQKLQPCNSKESCDLKEPESYMNGQPNHEKGYAAQ
- the LOC110667302 gene encoding cytokinin riboside 5'-monophosphate phosphoribohydrolase LOG3 isoform X1 codes for the protein MEVEGIEMRQASKFKRICVFCGSSQGKKSSYQDAAIELGKELVSRNIDLVYGGGSIGLMGLVSQAVHDGGRHVIGVIPKTLMPRELTGETVGEVKAVADMHQRKAEMAKHSDAFIALPGGYGTLEELLEVITWAQLGIHDKPVGLLNVDGYYNSLLSFIDKAVEEGFIHPSARNIFASAPTAKELVMKLEEYVPSHERVASKLSWEIDQLDYSQNYDISR
- the LOC110667302 gene encoding cytokinin riboside 5'-monophosphate phosphoribohydrolase LOG3 isoform X2; protein product: MEVEGIEMRQASKFKRICVFCGSSQGKKSSYQDAAIELGKELVSRNIDLVYGGGSIGLMGLVSQAVHDGGRHVIGVIPKTLMPRELTGETVGEVKAVADMHQRKAEMAKHSDAFIALPGGYGTLEELLEVITWAQLGIHDKPVGLLNVDGYYNSLLSFIDKAVEEGFIHPSARNIFASAPTAKELVMKLEVS